The Aggregicoccus sp. 17bor-14 genome contains the following window.
GATGAGCGGATAGTCGCGGTAGCGCTCGGTGAAGAAGGCGACCAGCGCCTCCGCGCCGCGCAGCCCCGTCGCGGGGTGCTCGGCGTCCACCGCCACGGGCCCCACGCGCAGCCGTGCGCTGCCCGAGGCCCGCATCTCCAACTGCGCGAGGTAGCGCAGGCTGCGCCCCGCAGCCCGGTATCCCGCCACCTGCGCGGACACCTGCGCGTCATGTGCCTCCAGCGCGCGCAGGAAGCGCTCGGGGTCCTCCTCCGCGAGCAGCGCGCGCGGCACGAGCGGCTCCACCTCCACGTCCGAGAGCTCCAGCGCGCAGCCCAGCTCGCGCGCGAGGATGAGGGCCTTGCGCGCTACGTCCAGGCCGCTCAGGTCATCGCGCGGGTGCGGCTCGGTGTAGCCGAGCGCGCGCGCGGTGCGCACGGCCTCGGACAGGGGCGTGCCGGCCATCAGTTGGTGGCAGAGGTAGCCCAGCGTGCCCGAGAAGGAGCCCTCGATGCGGCCCACGCGGTCTCCCGTGCGCACCAGGTTCTTCAGCGTCTCGATGACGGGCAGGCTCGCGCCCACGGTGGTCTCGTAGTGGTAGGCGCGGAAGTGCTCGCGCGCCGTCGCGTGCAGCGCGCGGGCCTGTGCGAGCGGCAGCGTGAGGGGCTTCTTGTTCGCCGCCACCACGTGCACGCCCTGCGCGAAGGCTGCCGCGTACAGCCCTTCCATGGCGTCTGCCGCAGTGCAGTCCACGAGCACCGGGTTGGGCAGGCGCGAGAGCGCAGGGAGCAGCGCTTCCACGACCGGGCCTTCCCGCGCCTCGGCGAGCTGCGCGAGAGGGCGCTGCAGGCCCCCCGCATCGAACACCGCGCGGCGCCGGTCCGCGAGCCCCACCAGACGCAATGCCACGCCGTGGCGCTCGCGCAGCGCGACGGCGTTGGCCTCGAGCTGCTGCAGCAGGTGACCGCCCACGGTGCCCTTGCCGAGCAGCAGCACGTTGACCTCCGCGTGGGTGAGGTTGAAGGCCGCGTGCACGGTGCGCACGGCGAGCGCGGTGTCCTCCGCGGCCACCGCGCAGGAGATGCTACGGCTCGTGGCGCCCTGAGCGATGGCATGCACATTGACGCCCACGTTGCCCAGCGCGGCGAAGAAGCGCCCGGCGACATTCGGGCGGTGGCCCATGGCCTCGGCCACCAGGGTGACGAGGGTCACGGGCGTGCGCGGGGCATTCACACGCACCTCGCCCCGCGCGCGCTCCTCACGCAAGGCCGACTCCAGCAGCGTGAGCGCGCGCGCACCCTGCGCCTCCGGCACCACAAGGCTCAGTGACTTGCCGAGCGCGGAGAGGCTGCTCATCCACACGGCGACACCGGAGGACTCGAGCGCGCGCAAGAGCGCAGGCCCCAGCGCGTCCGTGGGCCCGGCGCGCAGGCTCTCCACGGAGAGCAGGGCGAGCCGCTCCAGGCTCGTGACGCAGGTGGGCCGGTGCGGGTCCGGGTTGCCCACGGCGTCGATGCGCGTGCCCTCCCGCTCGGGCTCCGCCGTGCTGCGGATGTGCAGGCTCGCGCCGGCGTCCAGCAGGGGAATCATGGTGCGCGGGTGGAAGAGGCGTGCGCCGAAGTGGGCGAGCTCGATGGCCTCCGCGTACGTCATGCGCGGCACGCGCTGCGCGTCCGCCACCAGCGCGGGGTCCGCGGTCATCACCCCCGCCACGTCCGTCCACACCGTCACCTCGCGCGCGCCGAGGAACTGCGCGAGCAGGGTCGCGGTGTAGTCGGAGCCGTTGCGCCCCAGGGTGGTGGTGCGCCCCGCGCGCGAGCGGGCGATGAAGCCGGTGACGACGGGCACCGCGCCCTCCCAGCCCGCGCTCGCCGCGAGCACGCGCCCGTGGCTCTCGGCCAGCTCTACCTGCGCAGCGCCCGCGGTGCCATCCGTCACGAGCAGCTCCCGCGCATCCACCGCGAGCGCCCGCGTGCCGCTGGCCTCGAGCGCGCGGGAGAGCAGCTCGGCGCTGATGCGCTCGCCCATGGCCATGACGTCGTCCAGCGTGGCCGGGCTGCACTCGCGCGTGAGGGCGATGCCGGTGAGCAGCCGCTCGAGCGGCGCGAGCAGCCCCTCCAGCGCGCGCTCGAAGCCGCCGAGTGTCTCCGCGGACAGCACCTGCGCGGCCGTGTCCCGCGCGAGCGCCCGCACGCGCGCGACGTGCGCCTCGACAGAACCTCCCGCCTCGGCGGCGCGCGCCGCCTGGATGAGCCAGTCGGTGGAGTCGCCGAGCGCGGAGACGACCACCGCGAGGGGACGGGGCGCGGCGGCCACCCGCGCGAGGACGCGGGGCAGGCGCCCGGGCGTGCCGAGCGAGGAGCCGCCGAACTTGTACACGTGCCAGGGAAGGGGAGAGGTCATCGCAGGGGCTCCGGGAGCGCGAGGGCGCGGGTGACGAGCGGAGCGAGCTGCTCCCACTCGATGAGGAAGGCGTCGTGGCCGTGGGGGCTCGCGAGACGGGCGCGCTCCACGTGCGTGCCCGCGGCCTCCAGCGCTCCGGCGAGCGCGGCGGACTGCGCGGGGGTGAAGAGCTGGTCCGAGTCCACCTCCACCACCAGGCTGCTCGCGCGGATGCGCGCGAGGGCCGGAGCACCGTGCTTTCCGGGCGGCGGCTGGAAGAGGTCGTGCGCGTCCATCGCGCCCAGCTGCTGCAGGTAGGCGCGCGCATCGAAGCGCAGGGAGAGCTTCAGCCCCTGGTGCTCGAGGTAGCCCTGGATGCGCGGAGCACCCGGCGTGCTGGTGGGCTCGGGCGGGAGGTGGCGGCCCTGGCGCTGCTCGAGGCCGCTCTCGGCGCGGTAGGTGAGCATCGCGAGCTGGCGCGCGAGCTCGAGGCCGCGCTCGATGCGGTCGGGGTAGCCCGGGTCCAGCCGCAGCACCTCGCGCGCCACGTGGTTGAAGCCCACCACCCACGCGCTCGCGGTGGCGCTGGTGGCCACCGGCAGGAGGCGCCGCACGCGCGAGGGCGAGAGCGCGCCGAGCGCGAGCGACACCATGCCGCCGAGCGAGCCTCCGGCCACGAGCGCGAGCGGCCCCACACCCAGCGCGTCCAGCGCCTGCAGGTGGGCGCGCGCCTGGTCCCACGGCGTCACCTCTGCCTGCGCGGGGAAGCCCGGGTCCAGCGGGCCCGAGCTGCCGTAGCAGGAGCCGAGGTTGTTGAAGCAGAGCAGGCGCACGCGGGAGGGGTCCAGCGGGCGCCCGGGGCCGATGAGGGGCGCCCACCAGCCGCCCTCGCCGCCCGCGCGCGCATCGCCGGTGAGGGCGTGCACGAGCAGCACGGTGGGCACGCGCGGGTCGAGGCCGCTGCCCATCGCGTCCAGGGGGCGGGGTGGAGGCAGCGGCTCGGGGCGCCGCACGACGCCCTGGCTCTCGGAGAGCCGCAGGGCGGCGGCCGAGAGGGAGCGCGTGCGGGCCGCGAGGACGGGGAGGTCCTGCTCGGGGCCCCACCACCAGCCGCGGGCGTGGTGGGGCTCCACCGTGCCGCCGCGGGAGAGCGGCAGCGCGGGCAGGCGCAGGTCGAAGAGCCGCGGGGCATCCGCAGCACGGAACGCTGACATGAGTGGCCTCACATCCCCGTCAAGTCCCCTCTCCCTCTGGGAGAGGGAAAGGGTGAGGGATAGACGCAGTTGAGTTGCGTTAGCGGGAGAGCGCCTGGTCCAGGTCCGCGAGCAGGTCGTCCGGGTGCTCGAGGCCGACAGACAGCCGCACCAGGTCCGGCGTCACACCCGTGGTCACCTGCTCCTCGGGCGTGAGCTGCTGATGCGTCGTGGACGCCGGATGGATGATGAGGCTGCGCGTATCCCCGATGTTGGCGAGCAGGCTCCAGAGCTTCACGCGGTCGATGAGACCCTTGCCGCCCTCGTAGCCGCTCTTGAGGCCGAAGGTGACGAGCCCGCCGAAGCCGCCCTGGAAGTAGCGCCGGGCGAGCGCGTGCGATGGGTCGGTCTCGAGGCCCGGGTAGCGCACCCAGGCGACGCGCGCGTCCTGCTGCAGGGCGCGCGCGACGTGCAGCGCGTTCTCCGCGTGGCGGCGCACGCGCAGGTGCAGCGTCTCCAGGCCGGTGATGAACGCGTGGGCGTTGAAGGGCGCGAGTGCGGGGCCCAGGTCACGCAAGGACTCCACGCGCGCCTTGAGGATGAAGGCGAGCGGGCCGAAGGCCTCGGTGAGCTTGAGGCCGTGGTAGCCGGGGTTGGGCTGGGTGAACTCGGGGAAGCGGCCGTTGTCCCAGGGGAAGGTGCCGCCGTCCACGATGACACCGCCGATGGCCTGGCCGTGACCGCCGATGTACTTGGTCGCGCTCTGCACCACGATGTTCGCGCCGTGCTCGAGCGGGCGCACCAGCGCAGGGGAGGCCGCGGTGTTGTCCACGATGAAGGGGATGCCGGCCTCGCGCGCGAGCGCGCCGAGCGCCTCCAGGTCCGGCACGTCCAGGCGCGGGTTGCCGAGGCTCTCCACGTAGAGGGCGCGCGTCTTGGGGCCGATGGCGGCCTTCACGTCCTCGAGCCGGCTCACCTCGACGAAGCGGGTGCGGATGCCGAGGCGCGCGAGCGTCACCTTGAAGAGGTTGTAGGTGCCGCCGTAGAGGCTGCTGGAGGCGACGAGCTCGTCGCCGCTCTTGAGCAGGGTGAGCAGCGTGAGCGTGGTGGCCGCCTGTCCGCTCGCCACGCCGAGCGCCGCCGCGCCGCCCTCGAGCGCGGCGATGCGCTGCTCGAACACGTCCGTGGTGGGGTTCATGATGCGCGTGTAGATGTTGCCGAACTCCTTGAGCGCGAAGAGGTTCGCGGCGTGCTCGGCGCTTTTGAAGCGGTAGCTGCTGGTCTGGTAGATGGGCACCGCGCGCGAGCCGGTGGTGGGGTCCGGCTGGTAGCCCGCGTGCAGCGCGAGCGTCTCGGGGCGGTACTGGGGCGGCGGGGTCTGGCTCATGGTCGTCTCTCCGGTGTGAGGGGTACGGCGGGTGGAGCTGCGGTGAAGGCGCGAGAGGGCGCGCGGGGGACGCAGGGCCACGACGGGAGAGGGCGAGCGGAGCGACGGTGGGAAAAGGCGCAGCGTCTCGGGTGAACGCGCGCGCGGGCCGTGCCGCGGGCCGCCTCAGGTCGTGAGGAACCCGGGCACCCGCGGTCCGTCAGTCGGTGAGGTCAGCTAGCGACAACAGCTGGGACAACACTCACCCGCGAACGCGCGCATGCCCGGGCCACGCATGAGCATGGCCTCCATGGACATCGGCATTCGGGAACGGATGAGCGTCACGGGGGGCAAGGTAAGGGCGGGACCCCGCGGGTGTCAAACGGGATGCGGCGCGAGCAGCGCGCGCGAGGCTGGATCCCAGCGCCAACCGGACGCTGAGGGCTCGGCCAGGCAGGTGCCTCCCCACCACGCGCGCGCGCCGCTGGCGCCCGAGAGCTCCGCGCCGCCGCGCAAGAGCGCGCGGCCCGTGTCGGTGAGCTGCCAGCCCTCGGGCGCGAGCGCGACGGCGCCCGCGTGCGCGAGCCCCCGCAGGTGCAGCAGCAGCGTGCTGTCGCCCATCCAGGCGAGCGCCTCGAGCGAGGACCAGCGCACGAAGAGCGAGGGGAAGGGGAGGGGCCCCGCGGCGAGCACCTGCAGCAGCTGGCGCTCCGTGCGCGGCAGGCCGGAGCCCGGCGCGGGCAGCTCCTCCAGCCAGCGCTCCCACGCGGCACGCAGGTGGGGCAGGGCGCTGAGGTCCGTCTCCAGCAGTGCGGCGGCGGGGCGCGGGTCGGGCGCGCAGAGGGCCGCCCACGCGCGCACGGCCAGCGCGAGCGCATCGTCCCCGAGGGCAAGCGCGTTGGACTCCATGCGCGCGCGGGCCTCGGCGTTGGGGATGCGCAGCGGCGGAGGGGCCTCGACGAGGCGCCAGGTGCCCGCGCCCGAGGGGCGTGAGGCGAGCATGGCGAGCACCTGCACCAGCTGCAGTTGATCGTAGAGGTCGTGCTCGAACCAGAGCGTGCCCTCGTGGGCCTCGAGCAGCGCGGCGTCGCGCTCGTGCAGCAGGGCGAGCGCCTCGGCGAAGTCGGTCCAGCCGTGGCTCGCGAGGAAGGCGGCGCGCACGGCGGCGAGCGCCTCCACCGAGAGCCCGGCCGGGACGGGGCCCGCGTGCAGCACGTCCCGCCAGACGACGAGCGGCAGGGCGCCGCAGGACCGCAGCGCGTCCGCGCAGACATCCCCGTTGGTCACGTGCACAGGCCCCATGGCCCGAATGTACACATGACGTCCTCCTCTGCCCTCCGCCGTGTCCTCCCTCTCCCTCTGGGAGAGGGTCGGGGTGAGGGAAGTGCGGCGGAGCTGTGAGCAACCGAGCACCCGAGCGCCCCCATCCGACCGCGGCGCGCGGTGCGTAACCGCGTCACGAGAGCAGCGTATCGAGAGGCACACGTCCCACGTCTGGAGCCCCCCATGAGTCTGCGCAGTCTCCTTCTGGCCCTCACCCTCGCGCTGCCTGCAGCGGCGCAGACGCCGCCGGCTGCGCCGCAGGACAAGCCGGTGGTGGAGTACGCGACCTTCGCGGCTGGCTGCTTCTGGTGCGTGGAGGCGGCGTTCGACCCGGTGCCCGGGGTGATCTCGACGACCTCGGGCTTCACGGGCGGGACGAAGAAGAACCCGAGCTACGAGGAGGTGAGCGCGGGGGGCACGGGCCACGCGGAGGCAGTGCAGGTCGCGTACGACCCGAGCAAGGTGACGTACGCGCAGCTGCTGCAGGTGTTCTGGCACAACGTGGACCCCCTCACGCCGAACGCGCAGTTCTGTGACCACGGGGAGCAGTACCGCTCGGCCATCTTCGTGGCGAACGCGGAGCAGCGGCGGCTCGCGGAGGAGTCGAAGCGGCAGCTGGAGCAGAGCAAGCGCTTCGACAAGCCGATCGTGACGCAGATCGTCCCGACGTCGGCGTTCTACCCGGCGGAGGAGTACCACCAGGACTACTACCGGAAGAACCCGGTGCGGTATCACTACTACCGCTTCGCCTGCGGGCGCGACGCGCGGCTCAAGGCGCTGTGGGGCAAGGACGCCGGCCACTCCTAGGGTCAGGGTGAGGGATGACCGCCCGAGTGCTGCGCCAAGAACTCACTCAAGGCCTGATTCACGAGCGCCGGCTCCTCCACCGTCGAGCTGTGCCCGCCGCGAGGCAGCTTCACCAGCTTCGACCCCGCGATGAGTGAATGGATCCGCTCGGCCTTCGCGGGCACGGTGGCCACGTCCTCCGCGCCCACGAGCACGAGGGTCGGCGCCTTCACCTTGCCCAGCTCGCTCTCGATGGGCTCGCGCTCCACCACGCCGAGCACGGCGCGGTAGATGGAGCGCTCGTTCTTCAGCAGCCGTTGCCGCCACGCCTCGCGCTCCTCGGCACGCGCGGGGTCGGTGAGGAAGCTCTTGCCGAACATGATGGGCATCACGCGGCTGGCCAGCAGCCGCACGCCGAGAAAGCGCGCCACGGTGGCCATGGCGCGGTAGCGCGGGGCGTTCTGCGGCGGCTCGGGCTCGGCGCTGGTCTCGAGCAGCGCGAGCGAGCGCACCAGGTCCGGCCTGCGCGCGGCGAGGCGCATGCCGACGAAGCCGCCCATGGAGAGGCCCACGAAGTGACACGGGCCCACGCCGAGCTTCTCGATGAGCGCGACGGCGTCCTCGTACACGGTCTCGATGGGGACGCTGTGCCCGCCGGGCTTCGCGCTGCGCCCCTGGCCGCGGTGGTCGTAGGCGATGCAGCGGTAGCGGCCGCGCAGCGCCTGCACCTGGGGCTCGAAGAGCTCGGTGCTCCAGAGCAGGCCGTGGCTGAACACCACGGGCTCTCCGCTGCCGCCGCTGTCCTCGCAGTAGAGCTGCGTCCCGTTCACCGCGAGCATGGGCATGGCCCGGCAGCATACGACTGCAGGGTGGCCTGCGCAGCAGCGCTGCCCTAGAACGTCGTGCCGTGACGGCGCCCCGCTCCGAGCGCGCAGAGACCTGGACCGCCTGCGCGCTGCTCGTCGCGGCCTGCGCGGGGCTCGTCGCGCACGCGCGCTACCTCGGGGTGCCGGTGGTGGACGACGCGGCGATCTCGCTCGCGTACGGGCGCACCTTCTTCGAGGGCGCGGGGCTGCGGGTGACGCCCCTCTCGCAGCCGGTGGAGGGCTTCAGCAACCCGCTGTGGACGCTGCTGCTCGGGCTCGCGTTCCCGCTGCACCTGGACCCCGAGCGCT
Protein-coding sequences here:
- a CDS encoding O-acetylhomoserine aminocarboxypropyltransferase/cysteine synthase family protein, whose product is MSQTPPPQYRPETLALHAGYQPDPTTGSRAVPIYQTSSYRFKSAEHAANLFALKEFGNIYTRIMNPTTDVFEQRIAALEGGAAALGVASGQAATTLTLLTLLKSGDELVASSSLYGGTYNLFKVTLARLGIRTRFVEVSRLEDVKAAIGPKTRALYVESLGNPRLDVPDLEALGALAREAGIPFIVDNTAASPALVRPLEHGANIVVQSATKYIGGHGQAIGGVIVDGGTFPWDNGRFPEFTQPNPGYHGLKLTEAFGPLAFILKARVESLRDLGPALAPFNAHAFITGLETLHLRVRRHAENALHVARALQQDARVAWVRYPGLETDPSHALARRYFQGGFGGLVTFGLKSGYEGGKGLIDRVKLWSLLANIGDTRSLIIHPASTTHQQLTPEEQVTTGVTPDLVRLSVGLEHPDDLLADLDQALSR
- a CDS encoding alpha/beta fold hydrolase, which gives rise to MPMLAVNGTQLYCEDSGGSGEPVVFSHGLLWSTELFEPQVQALRGRYRCIAYDHRGQGRSAKPGGHSVPIETVYEDAVALIEKLGVGPCHFVGLSMGGFVGMRLAARRPDLVRSLALLETSAEPEPPQNAPRYRAMATVARFLGVRLLASRVMPIMFGKSFLTDPARAEEREAWRQRLLKNERSIYRAVLGVVEREPIESELGKVKAPTLVLVGAEDVATVPAKAERIHSLIAGSKLVKLPRGGHSSTVEEPALVNQALSEFLAQHSGGHPSP
- the msrA gene encoding peptide-methionine (S)-S-oxide reductase MsrA; the encoded protein is MSLRSLLLALTLALPAAAQTPPAAPQDKPVVEYATFAAGCFWCVEAAFDPVPGVISTTSGFTGGTKKNPSYEEVSAGGTGHAEAVQVAYDPSKVTYAQLLQVFWHNVDPLTPNAQFCDHGEQYRSAIFVANAEQRRLAEESKRQLEQSKRFDKPIVTQIVPTSAFYPAEEYHQDYYRKNPVRYHYYRFACGRDARLKALWGKDAGHS
- the thrA gene encoding bifunctional aspartate kinase/homoserine dehydrogenase I, producing the protein MTSPLPWHVYKFGGSSLGTPGRLPRVLARVAAAPRPLAVVVSALGDSTDWLIQAARAAEAGGSVEAHVARVRALARDTAAQVLSAETLGGFERALEGLLAPLERLLTGIALTRECSPATLDDVMAMGERISAELLSRALEASGTRALAVDARELLVTDGTAGAAQVELAESHGRVLAASAGWEGAVPVVTGFIARSRAGRTTTLGRNGSDYTATLLAQFLGAREVTVWTDVAGVMTADPALVADAQRVPRMTYAEAIELAHFGARLFHPRTMIPLLDAGASLHIRSTAEPEREGTRIDAVGNPDPHRPTCVTSLERLALLSVESLRAGPTDALGPALLRALESSGVAVWMSSLSALGKSLSLVVPEAQGARALTLLESALREERARGEVRVNAPRTPVTLVTLVAEAMGHRPNVAGRFFAALGNVGVNVHAIAQGATSRSISCAVAAEDTALAVRTVHAAFNLTHAEVNVLLLGKGTVGGHLLQQLEANAVALRERHGVALRLVGLADRRRAVFDAGGLQRPLAQLAEAREGPVVEALLPALSRLPNPVLVDCTAADAMEGLYAAAFAQGVHVVAANKKPLTLPLAQARALHATAREHFRAYHYETTVGASLPVIETLKNLVRTGDRVGRIEGSFSGTLGYLCHQLMAGTPLSEAVRTARALGYTEPHPRDDLSGLDVARKALILARELGCALELSDVEVEPLVPRALLAEEDPERFLRALEAHDAQVSAQVAGYRAAGRSLRYLAQLEMRASGSARLRVGPVAVDAEHPATGLRGAEALVAFFTERYRDYPLIVRGAGAGGAVTAAGVLADVLRVAENVRGRR
- a CDS encoding alpha/beta fold hydrolase, with protein sequence MSAFRAADAPRLFDLRLPALPLSRGGTVEPHHARGWWWGPEQDLPVLAARTRSLSAAALRLSESQGVVRRPEPLPPPRPLDAMGSGLDPRVPTVLLVHALTGDARAGGEGGWWAPLIGPGRPLDPSRVRLLCFNNLGSCYGSSGPLDPGFPAQAEVTPWDQARAHLQALDALGVGPLALVAGGSLGGMVSLALGALSPSRVRRLLPVATSATASAWVVGFNHVAREVLRLDPGYPDRIERGLELARQLAMLTYRAESGLEQRQGRHLPPEPTSTPGAPRIQGYLEHQGLKLSLRFDARAYLQQLGAMDAHDLFQPPPGKHGAPALARIRASSLVVEVDSDQLFTPAQSAALAGALEAAGTHVERARLASPHGHDAFLIEWEQLAPLVTRALALPEPLR